In one Mus caroli chromosome 14, CAROLI_EIJ_v1.1, whole genome shotgun sequence genomic region, the following are encoded:
- the LOC110308880 gene encoding protein FRG2-like-1 has product MDVEIPHPGPSSQPLDLPTGPQSTSDRTSRSKPRKRERKSSRSDRNSRKQTEGPARMVEAPRKRRHSSRDSSQARTGSEGSSQGKKRRKTSVKKAEPKAKGHRDGLAHCPEPRDTDPPPIRKRLVNFLRDKTEEIYRDTVQMQAQQHGSRLSPEQLSQLRELSESLTAMVGTFYSMANQAGFAFPAEGWLVPAPMPAQQELSGNKSQSPLVEGGEKIKVPASPAHKS; this is encoded by the coding sequence ATGGATGTAGAAATCCCCCATCCCGGCCCTTCCTCTCAACCGCTGGACCTCCCTACCGGGCCACAGAGCACCTCTGACAGGACATCACGATCCAAACCAAGGAAAAGGGAGCGGAAGTCCAGCAGATCAGACCGCAATTCCAGAAAGCAGACCGAAGGACCAGCTAGGATGGTGGAAGCACCCAGGAAAAGAAGACACTCTTCCAGGGACTCCAGTCAGGCCAGAACAGGAAGTGAGGGCAGCTCCCAGGGGAAAAAGAGACGCAAGACTTCCGTGAAGAAGGCCGAGCCAAAAGCCAAAGGTCACCGAGATGGATTAGCCCATTGCCCAGAACCTCGAGACACAGACCCACCACCAATTCGCAAGCGCCTGGTNAACTTTCTGCGGGACAAGACTGAGGAGATTTATAGAGACACAGTCCAGATGCAGGCGCAGCAACATGGCTCCCGGCTCAGCCCTGAGCAGCTCTCTCAGCTCAGAGAGCTCTCAGAGTCTCTGACTGCCATGGTGGGCACCTTCTACAGCATGGCCAACCAGGCAGGCTTCGCCTTCCCTGCTGAGGGCTGGCTTGTCCCAGCCCCCATGCCTGCCCAACAGGAGCTGTCTGGCAATAAATCTCAGAGTCCTttggtggagggaggagagaagatcAAAGTTCCTGCCAGCCCAGCACACAAGTCCTGA